A stretch of DNA from Rhodococcus sp. NBC_00297:
AGGACCTCACCGAGGTTCTCGGTCTGCAGCGCGCCCTCACCGAGCCGTGGTCGACGACCGGCGAGGTGCAGTCGGTCTCCGTCGACGAGGCGCGGCAGATGCTCGGCGACCCCGACGGCGTCCAGCTGTCCAGGCTCGTGGAGTACGGACTGGCCCGCATCAACGGCGACCGATGCACGTTCACCGATCCGAAGCTGTTGCAGGGCTTCACCTCCCTCGCGACCTACGGCTTCGGGATCCGCGAGGTCATGGACATCCACGAACGGCTCCATGCGGCCGTCGACGGAATGTCCAAGGACATGATCTCGACTGTGAAGAGTCACATCGTCGACCGCTACGGCGAGGGTTGGATTCCCGAGGGTGACGACGTCCTCCGGGCCACCGAGATGTTGCAGATCATGCGCACTCTCGCAGTCGATTCCGTGCATTCGTTGCTCGGCCGCACACTCGACCGCAACCTGCAGGAGCAACTCGGCGAGTACCTCGAGGTCGCCATCGACAACACCTCTCGTTCGGACCGTCACACAGCCTGACCTCGCTTTTCGGACCAATGGGGCATGGTGGAGTCATGAACCGCACCAGACTGTCCGCCGCTGTCGCCCTCGCCGGCGCCACCGCCCTCGTTCTGACCAGTTGCTCGTCGTCGAGCGAGGAGGGGCAGGCGACGCCGGCGTCCTCCAGCGCTGCTCCGGCGTCCTCCAGCACGGCTCCGTCGTCGTCGGCGTCGAGTACGTCCTCGAACGCCACCGTCTACACGTTGCCGGGAACCGGCGTGTTCCCCGAGGGCATCACCGCCGACGACGACACCTTCTACGTCTCGTCGACCTCCGACGGTGCGATCTTCCGCGGCACGGTCGGCAACACCACCGTCGAACCGTTCCTCCCCGGTGGACAGGACGGTCGCACCGGCGCGGCGGGACTGGACGTCGACGGGGACGACGACGAGAACACCCTCGTCGTGGCGGGCGGTGCGACCGGCACCGTCTGGATCTACGACGCCGAGTCCGGCGCACTGCGCGGGAAGTTCACCAACGGGCTCGGCCAGGACGCCACCTTCCTCAACGACGTCGTCATCGCCGACAACGGCGACGCCTTCATCACCGACTCGCGCAACCCCACGCTGTGGCGCATCCCGGCGAACGCCACCGGTGAGGGCCAGTTGGAGCCGTTCGTCGACTTCACCGGATCCCCGTTCGCGTACGGCGAGGGCTTCAACGCCAACGGCATCGTCGAGGCGGACGACGACAACGCATTGGTGATCGTGCAGTCCAGCACCGGCAATCTGTACCGCGTGGCCCGCGACTCCAAGGCCGTCACGCAGGTGGACCTCGGCGGCGCGACACTTCAGAACGGCGACGGCATGGAGATGGAGGACGACACGCTCTACGTGGTTCGCAACCGCGACAGCCTCATCGCCACAGTCGATCTCGACGACGACGGCAACCGTGGGCGGGTGACCGGTGAGATCACCGACCCCAGCTTCGCCTACCCCACCACCGTCGCCGACGTCGACGATCAGATGCTGGTGGTCAACAGCCAGTTCGACAAGCGGGGTGGCACTCCAGTGGAGCCCTTCACCGTGGTCGGTGTGCCTGAGCGGTAGGGGTCGGGCTTGGGGTGTGCGCTGGTTGCGTGAGGTGCGGTCGGTCGGTGCGTGCGCGCCGGTGGTTGGCGGCTCGTGGCGGTGGTGTGCGCGGGTTGCGTGGCGCGCACACCCCTTTCCGACGGCGGAGCGGGGTGTGGGCGGCTGGAAGTAGTGCGGGTCGGTCAGCGAGGGCCGGTGTTGCCGATGCGGGACGTCGAGTCGTCCTCCGTTTCCTGGTACCCGCGACCCGCTTCGAGGAAGGCCTCGCGGAGTTTGGTGACGGCGTTAATGTGGGCCGCGAGCACGGAGCTCAGTGAACCCTCCGGGCCGTGGGTGAGGTCGGAGTACTTGCGTGCTAGCGCGATTCCGGAGGGAAGGGTGCCGAAACCCGCGCTGAATTCGAGCGCATTGATCGACGGCAGCAGTTCGGCGAGGCCACTGACGAATTGTTCGCACGCTGACGCGCACCTGCGCGAAGAATCGGCGGAGATGATGAGGTCATCGGTCATGGAAAGTTCTTCCTTCGCGGGTCAACGGGGGATGCTGGAAGCGAATGCTTGCGCCCCGGTTCTCGCCACAGCGCACACATCCGCGGTGACGGAGGAAGCGAGATTCCGTTCAGCACGAAACACCACAGAACCCTCTCGCCAATCGAACGCGATACTGCAGGCAGCGAGTTGCTGGTCGCCGCGATCGCGGAACGAGAACGCGCCGACACCCAAGTCGTCGACAGCGCTGAACCTGTCCGAGGTCGGACTGGTCCTGAGCGCGTCGAGCGTCCGGGTAGTGGAGAAGACGGTCAGGAACTGATCGCTCCCCTTCCATGTGCACCACTTCCAGGTGTCGTCGAGTGGAACCGTGAGCTGGTCGACAACGACAGCCGGATCTGCCCCCGCCGCCCGGATGGCCTCGTCGGGTACCACGATGCAGGGGTCGAAGAGTTCCATCGCGACCGGCTCGGCGGTGCCGCTCATCCCACCGCACCCGGTGAGCGACGCGACGACTGCCGCGACAGCGAGTACCCCACAGTTCCTGCGCACACGTCGTTGGACGCACGCTCCGCTCCTGCGGTTCCGTGCTCCCACTGCACACAACGGTGTCCCCACGGGCACATCCGACCATCCGGAACCGTTCTGTGTGCAGAAATGCGCGCCGGGAACCGAGCGGGTGGTTGCGGCGTCGAAGGCTGTACCGCGCCACGGCGGACGATCGGAAGGCCTTCACCATGCACTCGACCACTCTGCCCGTTCCTTCCAGCGGCATCGGAAGTCTGACCAACGCAACATCATTGGCGGTGCTCGTCGCGTTCGCGACCCAGTGTGCGGTGGCGTGTGTCGCCGCGATCGCGGGATTCGGCGCCGTCGTCGTCAGTGCCCTCGCTGCCTTCGCGAGTGCGGACGAGTCGCCCGGCGCGATGTTCGTGGGCTCACTCGCCGATGCGTGGGCGTTCGTTCTCGTCATCGCTGCGGTGGGGCACGGGGTGCTCGCGACGATGATCGTGCAACGCCGACGTTCGGCACGCGTCGTCGTGACGGCAGTGGCCCTCGTGTGGGCGGTGGCGCTGGTGCACTCTCCGATGGTGTGGCCGTTGGTGGTGGTGCAGGCGGGTTCTGCGCTGGCGTGGTGGATCCCGGCGTCACGGCGCCCGACCCCCAACTGAACTCACACGAGCAGCGCGGCGATGGACCCGGGAAACGTCTCGTCGGGCCTGCGTTCGTAGAGCTCGGCGGGGCGTCCGCCCGCAGCCGACGTGGTGGCGCCCGTACCGACCAGCGCCCCGATCACATGACGGCGGAAGGTGTCCTTGCGCAGCGGGCGGTCGAACACGGTCTCGTACAGGGTGCGCAGGTCGAGCAGTGTGAAGGTGGTCCCCAGCAGGTGCGACGGATCAGGACGGGTGAGGTAGCGAGACCGCAGGTCGCCCACGGCGGCCGACACCATGTCGGCATGGTCGAAGGCCATCGGTTCCACAGGCCGATCCGCCTCGACGGCCAGGAGATCGGTGCCGGAAGGCAGGGACTCGGTGGGCGCCTCCGCGCAGTGCGCCATCGACAGGACCCATCCTCGATCGTCGCGGTCGGGAGCGTCGAACATCCGGATCTGATGGAACTCGACGCCGTCGATGCCGGCCTTGGTGCTCAACGCGCGCCTCGCCGCATCGGCGAGCGTCTCGCCCGGATGCAGGAATGTGCCGGGAAGTGCAGCTCCCCAGGGTGATTCCACCGTCACCACGTTCAGCGTTCCGCCGTGGACGGTGAGAACGGCGACGTCGACAGCGACGGACGGTCGTGGGTACGACGTCAGATCGGAGGGCATGGGTTGCAGCTTAGCGCAGTGGTGCGTTATGGTTAGCGCACAAACGAGCAAAGGGGACGACATGAAGCTGACCGACGAACAGAAGAACCGCGCCGAGGGCGTCGTGCTCGGCACCGCAGCCGGTGACGCACTGGGCGCCGGATACGAATTCGGCTACCCGACGCCCGAGACGGTGATCGACATGATCGGCGGCGGCACCTTCGACTGGGCGCCCGGCGAGTGGACGGACGACACGTCGATGGCCCTCTGCATCGCCGAGGCGCTGGTGGAGGGCCGGGGACTCGACGGCGTCGCGGCGAACTTCGTGGCCTGGATCGACACGAACCCGGCGGACGTCGGTATCCAGACGCGCACGGTGTTGTCCCGGCGCAGCAGGTCGGCTACCGAGATGACCGCCGTCGCCGCAGGACTGTCCGGCAGGACAGGTGGCAACGGTTCGCTGATGAGAACTGCCCCGGTGGCGCTGGCGTATCTCGACGACCCGGATCAGCTCTCGGTGGCCGCTGCGCAGATCAGCGCCCTGACGCACAGTGATCCGCAGGCGGGGGAGGCATGCCAGATCTGGAGTGCCGGCATCCGGCACGCCGTCCTGCACGGCACCTACGACGGCATCTCGCTGTACCTCGACGCGGCGGAGCCGTCGGTGCGCGACACCTGGGCGCCGTTGCTCGACGCCGCGGAGAAGGGGCGCCCGTCGGACTTCGACAGGAACGGGTGGGTGGTGCACGCGCTCCAGACGGCCTGGTCGGCCATCACGACCACCGAGGAGAACGGGGACCAGCTGACAGCGGCGCTGGAGGCGTGTGTCCGCGCGGGCGGCGACACCGACACCACCGCAGCCATAGCCGGTGGGCTCCTCGGCGCACGCTGGGGCGCCTCGGTGATCCCCGAGGCGTGGACCACGATCCTGCACGGGTACCCCGGACGACGAGCCGCGGACCTCGCGGATCTGGGACGTCGCCTCGCAGAAGGAGCAGCAGCATGAGTGTCATCGATGTGGTCACCGGAGACATCACCACCGTGCGCGCGGACGTGATCGTCAATGCCGCCAACTCGACCCTCCTCGGTGGAGGCGGGGTGGACGGCGCCATCCACCGCGCAGGCGGACGAGAGATCCTCGACGCCTGCAAGATTCTGCGGGCGACGACCCTTCCGAACGGACTCGACACGGGTGCCGCCGTCGCGACGCCCGCAGGCCGCCTGCCGGCGAGGTGGGTCGTCCACACCGTGGGGCCGCGGTACTCGGCGCGCGAGGACCGCTCGCCGATCCTGCGCGCAGCGTACGAGCGCTCCCTTCTCCTGGCTCACTCGCTCGGAGCATCCTCGATCGCGTTCCCGCTCATCTCGGGCGGTGCGTACGGATGGCCGGTGGAGCTGGCGGTCGCCGAACAGGTGCGCGCGGTGACGTCGGCGCCCGTGTCCGTGGATCTCGTGACCCTGGTGGCCTACTCGGCCGAGGTGCACCGCATGACGACGCGGGCCGTCGGCTGACCGGTCATCGCCGACGTGCTCGCCACGCCGACCAGGCGCCGGTGGCCCACAGAGCCCAGATCACCAGCAATGGCTGGAACAGCAGCCGGATACCTCGTGCCCGATCGGTGTCCAGCCCGAAAGCGTCTGTGTGCGTGACGAACTGAGAGATGTTGCCCGGGAACACGGCGACGAAGAACAGCGCCGTGACCCACCCCACCGCCACCCGGTACCGCGTCAGGGCGACGAGAGCCAGGCCCAGCACCACCTCGACGACACCCGATGCGACCACCACGAGATCGGTGTCGAGCGGCATCCACGTCGGTACCTGCGCGGCGAACTCCTGCCGGGCCCAGAACAGGTGGCTCAGTCCGGCGAACACCAAGAACGCGCCGAGGACGAGCCGCCCGACGATACGAGGCACGGTCGCAGGGGCGGGGCGCGTGGTCATGCCTGCCACCCTACGAGGCGCCGCGCTGCCCGTCCGGTCGGCCGAGAACGCGGCCCAGCTCCTCGTGCGCGTAGACCCTGTTCTCGCAGTAGACGGCGCCGCCGACGCACTCCTCGTCGTCGCAGTCGCAGAACCTGTACGGCTCCGCGTTCCAGCGGCTGCCGTACTGCGACCCCCGCTCCGCGACGAGTGCGGCGACCTCGCGCACCGTCCTCTGCTCGCTGCGTCTGCGCTGCCCCCGGCGATGTCCGCCCATGTCCGTCCCCCCGTTGTCGGTGGCGTCACGCTAGGGGAGGGGTACGACAGGCGCCGGCTGATGTCCAGTGATGCAGTGGATGCCGCCGCCCCGGGCGAACAGCGGCCGGGCGTCGACGGTCGATCTGCCAGTGTCGTCGTCGGCATGTGCAACGCGGAGATGTCGCCTGCACTCTGGTGAAGCCGCGGACCGGGGTCGCGACCGGATGGTCCGAGAATCTGCGTGATCGCAACCCTGGCCCGAGCGTCGGCGATGCTCGACCGTGGTGTCCATGACTTCCACCATTCGCACCTCCGTCGTTCCCTTCGTCGTGGAGGCGTCCGGCACCGGCGTCGCCCAGCACCTCGTCGTCGAGGGCACGGCGGGGCACGAGTTCGACGCCGACGCCTACCCGGCCTTCGGCGGCAGGGACGAGGCACCGAGCCCGCTGTTCTACGCACTCGGTGCGCTGACTTCGTGCAACCAGGTCACGGCCTCTCTCGTCGCCAAGGATCTGGGCATCACGCTGGGAAAGTTCAGCTTCCGCGTGCAGGGTGACCTGGACACCGCCGTCCTGGTGACCGGCGCCGAGGGCAACTCGAACTTCGACACCGTCACCGTCGAGGCGACGGTGGAGACCGACGCGACCGGTGACGCGTTCGACCACTTCGTCTCGGAGGTCGAGCGTCGGTGCCCCGTCACCCAGCTCTTCGTGCGCAGCGGAACGGGCTTCGTCAACACCTGGACGCGCGCCGACCTGACGTGACGGCCTCTCGAGCTCCGCGAGTACGTCCATAGTGTCGTGGGATCGCCGCTGATCACGACACTTCGGACGTACTCGCGGAGAGCCGGTGGCGTGGCTACGCTCCTACGATGATCAGTCGACACGTGAGTGCAGTGATACCCGCGCCGCCCGAGGCGGTTTACGACTATCTGGCCGACGTCGACAACCTCACTGCCTGGGCCGCCGGTCTCGCATCGGGCTTCACTCGCGACGGCGACGACCTCCTGGCCGAGTCACCGATGGGCACGGTCCGGGTGCGGTTCGTCCCGCGCAACGCTCTCGGGGTGTTGGACCACGACGTGACGCTGCCCGACGGGACCGTCGTGAACAACCCGCTGCGCGTCCTGGCCCACCCTGACGGCGCCGAGGTGATCTTCACCGTCCGGCAGCTCGGGATGACGGACGAGGAGTTCGAGCGGGACTGCGCGGCTGTCGCTGCCGACCTCGCGTCGGTGACAGCGCTGCTGGGCTGAGTCTGTCAGCGCACTCTCAGGTCGGGGCCGGTCGATCGTCGTAGTGTCGACCGCGGTGCGCAGGTGCGCGCCGACACGAGGAGGACGTCATGGCAGGCATCGCCGACAAGTTCGACAAGGCATACGCGGACAAGTCGATCGAGGAACTGGCCGACGCGCCGGTCGCGGCCCTGAAGGGCGTCAGCGACGGTGATGCGGAGAAGCTGAAGGCAGCGTTCAACATCACCACGGTGCGCGATCTGGGCACCAACAAGTACTTCCTGTGGGCGCAGGCAACCGCGACTCTCGCGCAGTAGGACCGTTCCCCACCCCGCGAATACGTCGATAGTGTCGTCGGCACGGGCCGTACAGCGACACTATGGACGTACTCGCCGGGAGGGTGAGACCTAGCTGACGTCGGACGACCGTCGTCGACGCACTCGCTTGGTCACGAAGACCGCGAGCAGTGCGACGACGATGCCGATGACGATGTACTGGAACACGGACGCGTACTGCTCGACGTAGTGCCAGTTCTCGCCGAGGTAGTAGCCGGCGAGCACGAAGATCGAGTTCCAGAGCAGGCTGCCCAGGGTCGTATAGAGCAGGAACTGCGCCACGGGCATGCGCGAGATCCCGGCAGGAACGGAGATGCCCGATCTGACGACCGGGATCATGCGACCGAAGAACACCGCCGAGCGACCGTGACGCTCGAACCATTGCTCCGCCTTGCCCAGGTCGTCGGTGCCGACGAAGGGAATGCGGCTCACGGCCGCGTACATCCGATCGCGTCCCAGTTTCAGCCCGAGCCAGTACAGCACCATCGCGCCGATCACTGAGCCTGCCGTCGTCCAGAACAGTGCGCTGAACAGACTGAACCCGCCTTGCGACGCGGTAAAACCCGCGAGCGGCAGGATGATCTCGCTGGGCAGCGGTGGGAAGAAGTTCTCGGCGGCCACGGCGATGCCGGCGCCCGGCCCGCCGATGCTCTCCATCAGGCTGACGGCCCAGCCTGCGATTCCACCCAGTTCCGTACTGGCGGCAGCGGTGACGATGTCGCTCATGCCCGCACTTTACCGGGGGTTTACTCCGCGAGAGCCCGCGCGAGGTGCGTGCCGGTGTGCGTCCGGGCCAGAACGAGCTCGTCGACGGTGCCCGTGAACACCACCTCGCCGCCGTCGTGACCCCCGTCGGGACCGAGGTCCACGACCCAGTCGGCGGCCGCGACGACGTCCATGTTGTGCTCGATCACGATGACCGACCGACCCTCGTCGACCATGCCGGACAGCAGTCCGACCAGGTTGTCCACGTCGGACGAGTGCAGTCCGGTGGTGGGCTCGTCGAGCACCAGGACCGGGGAGTTGCCCACCAGTTCCGTCGCCAGCTTGAGGCGCTGACGCTCGCCGCCGGACAGGGACGTCAGGTTCTGGCCCAGGGACAGATAACCGAGACCGACATCACTGCACCGCCGGAGTACGTCGCGCACCTTCTTCACGGTGAAGAACTCGCGGGCCTCGTCGACGGACATGTCGAAGACGTCGGCGATCGAGACGCCGTCGACGGTGTGCTTGATCGCGCCGGATCGGAAGCGTCGACCCTGGCAGGTCTCGCACGTACTCGACACCGGGTCGGTGAAGCCGAGGTCGGTGAAGATCATGCCGGTGCCCTGACAGTCGGGGCAGGCTCCGTCAGAGTTCGGCGAGAACAGCGCTGCGGGTTGTCCCGTTCGCTTGGCGAAGTGTGCACGGATCGGATCGAGCAGTCCGGTGTAGGTGGCGGGTGAGGAGCGGCGCGAACCGCGGATGGGTGCCTGGTCGATGACCACCGCGTCGGGCCGGACGTCGCGGAGGTGGCCGTGGATCAGACTCGACTTGCCCGAGCCCGCGACACCGGTGACCGCCACGAGAACGCCGAGCGGTATGTCCACCGACACGTTCTTCAGATTGTGGCTGTCGGCGTTCTCGATGCGCATCCACCCGTTCGGAGTGCGCGGGGTGCGTCGCGATCGACCGTCTCGACGCAGCGCCGTCCCGGTACGCGTCTCGGACTGCCGCAGTTCGGGCCAGGTGCCCTCGAAGACCACCGTGCCGCCGTGCTTTCCGGCGCCCGGGCCGATCTCGACGATGCGGTCGGCGATGGCCATCACCTCCGCGTCGTGTTCGACGACGAGCACGGTGTTCCCCTTGTCGCGCAACGCGATCAGCATGTCGTTCAGCCGGTGCACGTCGCGCGGGTGCAGCCCGGTGGTGGGCTCGTCGAAGACGTACAGCATGTCGTTGAGCGTGGCGCCGAGGTGGCGCACCATCTTGATGCGCTGGGACTCGCCGCCCGACAGCGAGGACGTCGCACGATCGAGGCTCAGGTACCCGAGTCCGAGATCGACCAGTCGACGGAGCTGTGTCACCACCTCGCGGCGTGGGCCGTCCAGGTCGCCGAGCGCCCATGTGTCCATGACGTCGGCGAGGTCGGAGACCTGCATCGCGAACGCGTCGGGGATCGAGAGTCCCTCGAGCGTCGCGGCGTGCACCGTCTCGTTGAGGCGAGTTCCCCTGCAGGACGGGCACACTCCCCGCGTGACGATACGGTCGTACGCCTCCTTCGACTTGCCCTTCAACGCGTCGGCATCCTTGGAGAGATAGCTTCGACGGAACCGGGAGAGCAGCCCCTCGTACGTCTTGAACACGGCGTCCGGGTTGACCATCTCGACCTCGCCGGGCGACGCGTCGAAGAACAGGTGCCTCTCGCGCGGGGAGTACTGCTCGAGGGGAACGTCGAGATCGAACAGTCCCGAGTCCGCGTACAGCCGATAGGGCCACTTGCCGGGCAGGAAGTCCGGGTGCTTCACGGGGCCCTCACGCAACGACTTCGACTGATCCACCAGCTCGTCGATATCGATGACCTTGGCCTCGCCCAACCCCTCGCACTCGGGACACATGCCGGCGGGATCGTTGAACGAGAACGCGTTGGCATAGCCGATGGACGGGGTGACTCCGCGCGACCACAGCATGCGGAGCCAGTCGCCGATGTCGGTGATGGTGCCGACGGTGGAGCGAGGGCTGCCGAAGAGGCGCTTCTGGTCGACGATGACGACGGCCGACAGGTTCGCGATGAGGTCGGCGTCCGGCCGACCGTAGGACGGCAGGAAGGTCTGGGCGAATGCGCTGAACGTGGAGTTGATCTGCCGCTGCGCCTCCGCGGCTATCGTGTCGAACACCAGCGAGCTCTTGCCGGACCCCGACACCCCGGCGAACACGATCAGCGACCGTTTGGGGAGATCGATGTCGATGTCACGCAGATTGTTCTCCCGCGCGCCGCGCACGGTGATGGTGGACAGAGCGTCGTTCGGTGGCGTCGTCACGCCGTAGCGATACCAGACCGAGCGGACACCCGTCAGCCGGACTGGCCCTGCAACTTGCTCAGTCGGTAGCGCAACTTGCCCGGACGGTCACGCTCGGTGGTGAGCGAGGAGGTGCGCGCGATGTGGGCCTCGCCGAAGCGGTCCAGCAGGAGGTCGTCCACCATCCGCACCTGACCTGGGCGGTACTGGTAGTCCATGGCCGCCGTCACGTACTCGACTCGTGCGGGGTCCAGGGCCTCCTCGAGTTCCGCGCCCGTCGTGATCCCGTTCGCGTTGACGAGAGTCAGCAGCCACTCGTAGTGACCGCTCCGACTGGGGGTGTAGTCGGGAAGGAGGTCGGTGACGATGGTGCGCAGCTGATCGGCGGTGAGCTGGAGATCCATCCCGCGCGCGGCATCTGCCGCGCGCAGTTCCGTGATCTTCTCCTTGTGGTGCCGATCGGCGAGTTCGAACTGGGCGTCCGCAAGTTCGATCAGCCCCGCCGCGAGCGTGAAAGCTCGGTCGATGGTCGGCGAACCCTGCGTGCGGGAGTTCTTGAACCGGATGTCGTGCTCGATCTCCGCCCAGGCGTGCTGCAGCACGGTGCGGATCTGCACCTCGAAGCCGAGGCCGGTGAACTGCTCGCATCCCGCCGGGACGCGGTCGCCGTCCGCACTGAGGATGAGGTGCCGTCCGGCATAGCCGAACACGCCGGACTCCTGGGCGAGGGACGACTTGTCGATGGTCTTGAGCAGCACGAAGTGCTTCGAGATGGCGTCCGCGACGCGGTCGATGTCCGACGTCAGATACGTGATGACACGGATCCCGACGAGATCGGTGACCTCGGCGAGCGGATCGGTGAACTCGAGCGACCCGTCCTCGCGGAGGCGGGCGAACTTGCCGGCAGCGGACTCCACGGACTTGGTACGTGCCTCGACGGCGTCGATGTCGATGTCCGCCTCGGAGACGAACGTCTCGACGGCGGCCGACAGCGCTGCCGTGGCCGCGGCGAAGTGATCCCACCGCGAGCGGTACTCCTCGACGGAGCTGTGCAGCCCTGACGGTGAGGGTGGGGACGACGTGGGGCGCATGGTGGAGATTCTGCCCCACCATGGTCCAATGCTCGCGTGACGCTCCGTAGCGGCCCGACCCGACCGGCCTCCGGCCTTCCCGCACGCGTGGTCGACTGGGACACGACGCTGCTGATCCTGGTGTCGGCGCTGATCCTGCTGGCCGCGTTGATCCTCGGCGTCTGGAAGTTTCGCCAGATGGCGACGTCCGAGAACGGGCAGGCGCATCCGTACGTGGACATCGCTCACCGGGCGGCGTTGATGTACTCGTTCGCGACTCTGGTCCTGGTGCCGCTGGTGCACTTCGGTGCCTGGCCGACGTGGGTGAATCTGGTCGCGTCGGGGGCTGTCGTCTTCTTCTTCGTCGCTGCGATCCTCAGCTACGTGGTGCACGGATTCCTGCGCGACACCGACAACCAGTTCGTCCGCCCGGTGCCGGGAACGCATGCGTTCATGTATGCGCTCGCGGCCACCGAGATCGGCGGACTACTGGTGTTGATCGTGGGTTTCGTGCGCGGGCCGCTGTTCGTGAGTTAGCGCGCGAGCTCCACGTCGTCGACGAACGGGTCGCCGTTGCGCGGGGCGTCGAACCGCTCCTGGTCCAGGATGCCTTCGCGCTTGGCGACGATGGCCGGGATCAGCGCCTGGCCGGTGACGTTGACGGCGGTGCGACCCATGTCGACGATCGGCTCGACGGCGAGCAGCAGGCCGACACCGGCGAGCGGCAGGCCGAGCGTGGACAGCGTCAGGGTCAGCATGACCGTGGCACCGGTGGTGCCCGCCGTCGCCGCGGAGCCGATCACGGAGACGACCACGATGAGCAGGTAGTCGGTGATCGTGAGGTCGACGCCGTAGAACTGGGCGACGAAGATCGCGGCGATGGCCGGGTAGATGGCCGCGCAACCGTCCATCTTGGTGGTGGCGCCGAGCGGAACCGCGAACGACGCGTACTCGCGGGGCACACCGAGATTGCGCTCGGTGACGCGCTGGGTCAGCGGCAGGGTGCCGATGGACGAGCGGGAGACGAAGCCGAGCTGCGTCGCGGGCCACACGCCCGAGTAGAAGTTGCGGATCGAGAGACCGTGCGCCCGAACGATGATCGGGTAGACGACGAAGAACACGATGGCGAGTCCGACGTACACCGAGACCGTGAAGACACCCAGCGAGCCGATCGCGTCCCAGCCGTACGTGGCGACGGCGTTGGCGATGAGCGCCGCCGTACCGATGGGGGCCAACCGGATGATCCACCACAGCACCTTCTGCACGATCGCGAGCAGAGAGGCGTTGAACGTCAGGAACGGCTCGGCCGCCTTGCC
This window harbors:
- a CDS encoding excinuclease ABC subunit UvrA; the protein is MTTPPNDALSTITVRGARENNLRDIDIDLPKRSLIVFAGVSGSGKSSLVFDTIAAEAQRQINSTFSAFAQTFLPSYGRPDADLIANLSAVVIVDQKRLFGSPRSTVGTITDIGDWLRMLWSRGVTPSIGYANAFSFNDPAGMCPECEGLGEAKVIDIDELVDQSKSLREGPVKHPDFLPGKWPYRLYADSGLFDLDVPLEQYSPRERHLFFDASPGEVEMVNPDAVFKTYEGLLSRFRRSYLSKDADALKGKSKEAYDRIVTRGVCPSCRGTRLNETVHAATLEGLSIPDAFAMQVSDLADVMDTWALGDLDGPRREVVTQLRRLVDLGLGYLSLDRATSSLSGGESQRIKMVRHLGATLNDMLYVFDEPTTGLHPRDVHRLNDMLIALRDKGNTVLVVEHDAEVMAIADRIVEIGPGAGKHGGTVVFEGTWPELRQSETRTGTALRRDGRSRRTPRTPNGWMRIENADSHNLKNVSVDIPLGVLVAVTGVAGSGKSSLIHGHLRDVRPDAVVIDQAPIRGSRRSSPATYTGLLDPIRAHFAKRTGQPAALFSPNSDGACPDCQGTGMIFTDLGFTDPVSSTCETCQGRRFRSGAIKHTVDGVSIADVFDMSVDEAREFFTVKKVRDVLRRCSDVGLGYLSLGQNLTSLSGGERQRLKLATELVGNSPVLVLDEPTTGLHSSDVDNLVGLLSGMVDEGRSVIVIEHNMDVVAAADWVVDLGPDGGHDGGEVVFTGTVDELVLARTHTGTHLARALAE
- a CDS encoding GTP pyrophosphokinase translates to MRPTSSPPSPSGLHSSVEEYRSRWDHFAAATAALSAAVETFVSEADIDIDAVEARTKSVESAAGKFARLREDGSLEFTDPLAEVTDLVGIRVITYLTSDIDRVADAISKHFVLLKTIDKSSLAQESGVFGYAGRHLILSADGDRVPAGCEQFTGLGFEVQIRTVLQHAWAEIEHDIRFKNSRTQGSPTIDRAFTLAAGLIELADAQFELADRHHKEKITELRAADAARGMDLQLTADQLRTIVTDLLPDYTPSRSGHYEWLLTLVNANGITTGAELEEALDPARVEYVTAAMDYQYRPGQVRMVDDLLLDRFGEAHIARTSSLTTERDRPGKLRYRLSKLQGQSG
- a CDS encoding dicarboxylate/amino acid:cation symporter, coding for MSAPSAAPTRRLPHWLTSFGPQIVAGLILGVVVGLIARSMPDAADGNPNWLVETVSTIGSSYVKLLTVAVVPLVFTAIVSSIANLRAVTNAARLAGQTLLWFAITAFIAVIVGIIIGLVAQPGSRTGVSPDLGKEPSSTGSWWSFLTGLVPNNFLALGARTSETEGALSTTLNFNILQLLVVAAAIGIAALKVGKAAEPFLTFNASLLAIVQKVLWWIIRLAPIGTAALIANAVATYGWDAIGSLGVFTVSVYVGLAIVFFVVYPIIVRAHGLSIRNFYSGVWPATQLGFVSRSSIGTLPLTQRVTERNLGVPREYASFAVPLGATTKMDGCAAIYPAIAAIFVAQFYGVDLTITDYLLIVVVSVIGSAATAGTTGATVMLTLTLSTLGLPLAGVGLLLAVEPIVDMGRTAVNVTGQALIPAIVAKREGILDQERFDAPRNGDPFVDDVELAR